In Helicoverpa armigera isolate CAAS_96S chromosome 20, ASM3070526v1, whole genome shotgun sequence, one DNA window encodes the following:
- the LOC110382177 gene encoding odorant receptor 46a: MSVKNTSLFLGRPKKILSAHGVWPHPNNFVILRKLYMLFVMWTQYSFLLFEIIYIADVWGDIDAVSEASYLLFTQASLCYKSTAFMVNKQSLLELLEIMDCEIFEPKSAEHEKILAAQARKIKRLCLFFLTSATTTCTLWAMIPLFDAASKRSFPFRIWMPVTPLKSPDYELGYLYQMVSIYISAFLFISVDSVAVSMIMFGCAQLEIIMDKIQKIKYVFESADSEEGRRNIIKTNNEFLVECIKQHQTVERFIQLCEDTYHANIFFQLTGTVAIICNIGLRISIVEPNSVQFFSMLNYMVTMLSQLFLYCWCGHELTIRSENLREWLYQCPWYEQDTKFKRALFIAMERMKKPIIFKAGHYISLSRPTFVAILRCSYSYFAVLNRVNT, encoded by the exons ATGTCAGTGAAAAACACCAGCCTATTCCTAGGCCGGCCTAAAAAGATCCTAAGCGCACACGGCGTATGGCCTCACCCAAACAACTTCGTCATTCTTCGGAAGCTTTACATGCTTTTCGTCATGTGGACACAATACTCCTTCCTTCTGTTTGAAATCATCTATATAGCGGATGTGTGGGGAGATATCGACGCGGTGTCCGAAGCCTCTTACTTGCTTTTCACTCAGGCTTCCCTGTGTTACAAGTCCACTGCTTTTATGGTCAACAAACAGAGTTTGTTAGAACTGCTGGAGATTATGGACTGCGAAATATTTGAGCCTAAATCTGCTGAGCATGAGAA AATTTTAGCAGCACAAGCTCGCAAGATAAAGCGCCTCTGCTTGTTCTTCCTGACTAGTGCCACGACCACCTGCACTCTGTGGGCCATGATACCGCTGTTTGACGCTGCCAGCAAACGATCATTTCCTTTTAGAATTTG GATGCCAGTAACTCCACTGAAGTCACCAGACTACGAGCTAGGCTACCTGTACCAGATGGTGAGCATCTACATCAGCGCGTTCCTCTTTATATCAGTGGACAGCGTCGCCGTCTCCATGATCATGTTCGGCTGTGCACAACTGGAGATCATCATGGACAAGATTCAGAAG ATAAAATACGTGTTTGAGTCTGCCGACTCAGAGGAAGGTCGTCGGAATATAATCAAGACGAACAATGAATTTCTTGTAGAATGTATCAAGCAGCATCAGACAGTCGAAAG GTTCATCCAGCTGTGTGAGGACACATACCACGCGAACATTTTCTTCCAACTGACAGGCACCGTTGCTATCATATGCAACATAGGATTGAGGATCTCTATT GTGGAACCGAACAGCGTGCAGTTCTTCTCGATGCTGAACTACATGGTGACCATGTTGTCCCAACTGTTCCTCTACTGTTGGTGTGGCCACGAGCTTACCATACGG AGTGAAAATCTCCGGGAATGGCTGTACCAGTGCCCGTGGTATGAGCAGGACACAAAGTTCAAACGCGCTCTGTTCATAGCGATGGAGCGAATGAAGAAACCTATTATTTTCAAAGCGGGCCACTACATATCGCTGTCTCGGCCTACTTTTGTAGCG ATTTTACGGTGCTCCTATTCTTACTTCGCAGTCCTAAACCGGGTgaacacataa
- the LOC110382179 gene encoding odorant receptor Or1 → MISSEDLFLNRAKFVMKHLGVWIPAENGSILDRAYRAFMMTLQYLFLIFQMIYIVQVWGDLDAVSQASYLLFTQACLCLKVTIFQINIDMLKELLQFMDAEIFKPDNEVHENILKLQAARIKRLLLAFMVSSQITCGLWAMKPLFDDADRKFPFDMWMPVSPEKAVQYYIGYAFQLGTICISAYMYFGVDSVVFSSVIFGCAQIDIIKEKIMSVGPLFNRKQGTKEALAQNYNKLVDCIKHHQAIVTFTELVENAYHPYLLFQLVGSVGIICMSALRILVVDWRSMQFFSILTYVSVMISQLFVCCWCGHELTATSEDLHTVLYKCIWYEQDVKFKRELCFAMMRISRPLVLRAGHYIILSRQTFVAILRMSYSYFAVLNQTT, encoded by the exons ATGATTTCATCGgaagatttgtttttaaatagggCCAAGTTTGTGATGAAGCACTTAGGTGTTTGGATCCCGGCAGAGAATGGGTCAATTCTCGACAGAGCATACAGGGCTTTTATGATGACTTTACAGTATTTATTCCTGATTTTCCAAATGATTTACATAGTCCAAGTTTGGGGGGACTTGGATGCAGTTTCCCAAGCTTCTTACTTGCTCTTCACTCAGGCATGCCTTTGCTTAAAAGTgactatttttcaaatcaacATTGACATGCTAAAGGAGCTTTTACAGTTTATGGATGCAGAGATTTTCAAACCAGATAATGAAGTTCATGAGAA TATATTGAAATTGCAGGCTGCGCGTATAAAGCGACTGCTGCTCGCTTTCATGGTGAGCTCTCAGATAACCTGCGGCTTGTGGGCTATGAAGCCATTGTTCGATGATGCTGACAGGAAATTCCCGTTTGATATGTG GATGCCAGTAAGTCCCGAGAAGGCAGTGCAGTACTATATCGGCTACGCCTTCCAGCTGGGCACGATCTGCATCAGCGCGTACATGTACTTCGGCGTGGATAGCGTCGTGTTCTCCTCCGTCATCTTCGGCTGCGCTCAGATAGATATCATTAAGGAGAAGATTATGAGTGTGGGTCCtttgttca ACAGAAAGCAAGGAACTAAAGAAGCTTtagcacaaaattacaacaagCTTGTCGATTGTATTAAGCATCACCAAGCTATCGTTAC ATTCACGGAGCTGGTTGAAAATGCTTATCATCCATATCTACTGTTTCAACTTGTTGGCAGTGTTGGAATAATTTGTATGTCTGCGCTAAGGATTTTagtt GTGGATTGGCGCAGCATGCAGTTCTTCTCGATCCTCACGTACGTGTCGGTGATGATCAGCCAACTCTTCGTATGCTGCTGGTGTGGACATGAGTTGACTGCGACA AGTGAGGACCTACACACAGTGCTGTACAAGTGCATCTGGTACGAGCAGGACGTGAAGTTCAAGCGAGAGCTCTGCTTCGCCATGATGCGTATCAGTCGGCCGCTCGTGCTGCGAGCTGGACACTACATCATCCTGTCTAGGCAGACTTTTGTTGCT ATACTCCGAATGTCTTACTCCTACTTCGCAGTGTTGAATCAGACCACATAA